Within Neoarius graeffei isolate fNeoGra1 chromosome 21, fNeoGra1.pri, whole genome shotgun sequence, the genomic segment TAGGACTCACGAATCGAGTCGTCCTACTCAGACACACTCCATCGGAGAtgcaccaaacttcatgtgatacttcagaccAACTCCGCTGACGCATTCATGCAATCGGGTCTgaactgcactcgtcttttccttttttttcttctgttctgctacagctcagcaagcacactttgcattttctttgcggaaatgcagtctagttattattgtttggttgttttttttgttcgaGCTCTTGAGTGATTTTCAAACAGCATTTTATTTGAGGCCGGGGTGTAATACCGtgtctcaccaccaggtggtagcATTTCATCATAATTTACCTGTGTGTGTTCTGGGCAGGTAAAGCGGTGTGGAGCTGGGGAGGGGGTAAGGGAGGGGGGTGTTTGTCGGGAGGGAACGCGACGACACGGAGTGGGGGGTTTTTTTTCGTTTCATTTTCGTCAAAGGGGCGGGGCTTTTATTTGTCTGTTTTCCGTGTCAGCCTGAAGGACCAGCTGAGTGTGTGATGCTGAGGGTTTGGATCAAAGGAGGGATGGACAGTGGGTGCGGGATGCGCGCGCGCCAGACAGCTGActgctgatattattattattattattattattattattattgctgttgcacGCGCTCCGTCGGGTCATTCTGAGCCCCGCGTCTGCGTGCTGAAGGAAGGCACCGTTTCAGCATCCGGTTCTGTTCGGTGTTGTGGATGCTAAGACGTCATTATTTGCTGAtccaggagctgtgtgtgtgtgtgtgtgcgtgtgtgtgtgtgtgtgtgagtgagtggagcACAAGGCGCAGTGAGTGAGGCGTTTATCAATGCGGCAATACTTCACACAGCGGGGAGACATGGAGCAGGAGAGCCTCTGAGCTGGaggactcactgactcactcactgaccGACCGGGCTCTTCTGCATCTGCTCTACCTGCTCAGGTCTGCACCTGTGTGAGGTCACGGAGAGCCGGCACGCGCGCACCGCGTGAATCACGCGCACTGACAGGTTTTGGATAGATCGAAATATAAATCTATATTTCTATATATTTTTCCTCTCAAGAGATTTGAGCAGAAACCCTGCAGACATGCTCCCCGCGTCAGAAGCCGCTAAGATCTACCAGACCAACTACGTGCGGAACTCGCGCGCCATCGGTGTGCTGTGGGCCATCTTCACCGTGCTCTTCGCCATCGTGAACGTGGTGTGCTTCATCCAGCCCTACTGGATCGGTGACGGCGCGGAGACCCCGCAGGTCGGCTACTTCGGCCTCTTCCACTACTGCATCGGGAACGGCGTGGCGCGCGAGCTGGCCTGCTACGGCACCTTCTCCGACTTCAGCTCCATCCCGTCAGGAGCCTTCAAGGCCGCGTCCTTCTTCGTGGCCACCTCCATGGTGCTGGTGCTCGCCTGCATCGGCTGCTTCGCGCTCTTCTTCTTCTGCAGCACCGCCACTGTCTTCAAGATCTGCGGCTGGATGCAGCTGGCGGCAGGTTGGAAACCACACTACACCCTCAGCACTACACCCTACACACTGCACCAAATCATCCAAATCATCACTGATTAAAGCCGCAGTATGTCATTTATTCTTTCCAAAAATACTTCCACACGTGACCCTGATTCTTGCAGTCACCATGTAACAGATCTCGTTAGATTCTTCTCAGGCCATTTTTTCCAGTCCAGAAATTACTCACACCATTCTAAGTCACAACTGATTAAAGCTGCAGTATGTAACTTTTCCCCCCTACTATTTCTTTTCCTGTTATAATCATATGACTCAGAAAAAATACTCTGTGCAGGTACAATGCAACAAATCACGttagatttaaaaaacaaacaaacctctgTTTACATTTTTCTGGTCCAGAAATTACTCACACGTTTCAAAGTCACAGCTGATTAAAGCTGCAGTATgtaatcccccccaaaaaaaatttcttTTCCTGTTATAATCATATGACTCAGAAAAAGTACTCTGTGCAGGTACAATGCAACAGATcgcattagattttttttttaaaaaaactctgTTTACATTTTTCTGGTCCAGAAATTACTCACATGTTTCAAAGTCACAACTGATTAAATCTGCAGTAtgtaattcccccccccccccaaaaaaaaaaaaaaattcttttccTGTTATAATCATATGACTCAGAAAAAAATAGTCTGTGCAGGTACAATACAACAGATCAtattagacttaaaaaaaaaaaaaacctctgtttACATTTTTCTGGTCCAGAAATTACTCACACATTTCAAAGTCACAACTGATTAAAGCTGCAGTATGtaatttttcccctctaaatatttcttttcctgttgtaaacatatGACTCAGAAAAAGTACTCTGTGCAGGTACAATGCAACAGATCacattagattttttttaaacctctgttTACATTTTTCTGGTCCAGAAATTAGTCATGTATTTACAACAGTTGCAACTGATTAAATCTGCAGTATGTACATTATTCTTTTTGTAAATATTTCCAGACTCAGAAAAGTCAGTTTGTGATGTACAGTgtaaagcaggggtgtccaaactgatccataaagggccgtgtggctgcaggttttcattccagccatgcagcagcacacctgatttggcttattcaatcaactgacacacccaccctttaatcaagggtgggtgtggctgcaagtatttgactgtgtgaagacagttcagttgattgaatgagccaagtcaggtgtgctgctgcatggctggaatgaaaacctgcagccacacggccctttatggatcagtttggacacccctggtgtaaAGGATCTCAGTAGCTTGTTTTCAAGGTCCAGAAATTAGTCACATGATTATAACTGGGTGACatatttgaggggaaaaaaatcaacacAACTAATTTTAAAACTGCAGTAtgttaaaaaaaatctataactCTACCTGTAACAATCCTGACTTTTACGAGGGAACACgttgatgttattcctatgtgacGGATCTCAGGTGCTTCTTTTCTGAGTTCCTTTTTCATCTTGAATGATCTCGACCCACTTCTCTCTGAGTCCGAGGGACTTTACGGATAATAACTGTGACGTTGCTGGAGCTCACTGCTTCATTTTCATTATTCCACTTCTCGGACACCGTTATACCCTGAATTTAAACATTTTATCATCCAGGCTCAATGATGGAGGTTCTTTGGTTGTGCAGTGAAGCTACAGTGCTAATGTAGCTAACAAGCAATGGAAGTGGATAGCTGTGAGATTAGCATGGTATGTTTGTTTTCTGATCACGGATATTCAGAAACCTGTTTGTTCTGCAGATGTTGATTTGCTGCAAAAAAAGGTATCAGAGCTcagtggtctgtgtgtgtgtgtgtgagagagagagaatgcgatGTGTGACAGAGAGAAAATCCGATCAGCTCGAGTGTCTAATCTGCTTATGGACATCGAGCTGCTGTTTGAGATCAGAGTGTGTTCTTTCTTGCACGCTCCTGTTCAATCGTCCAATCAGCTGCTGTGAAGGTGATGATATCACCAAAATAATATCatatccaacccccccccccccccccccacacacacacacacacacacacaccctctctgggAATAACGAAATGATCTAAACTTATAGATGCAgttaagtgcaaaagtttgtacaccctgttGGTTTTTACATCGAAAAACAGAACATgaatttctaattttttttttttttaatgtattgaaACCTGTATACATGGTGCAAAAGTTTCTACACCCCCTGTGGATTTTGAAAGGGAAGAAAAGCACAAGCACATGGTGGAAGGAAAGAGACAGTTTTGCAGCGATGTTTTGATGTATAGATCAACGATATTGCGATAAACGTTTTAAATCAAAACTCCTTTGAACCAGTTGTCAGATATTGTTCTAACAGTTCTGAGTtccggattctgattggtcagaa encodes:
- the lhfpl3 gene encoding LHFPL tetraspan subfamily member 3 protein, which codes for MLPASEAAKIYQTNYVRNSRAIGVLWAIFTVLFAIVNVVCFIQPYWIGDGAETPQVGYFGLFHYCIGNGVARELACYGTFSDFSSIPSGAFKAASFFVATSMVLVLACIGCFALFFFCSTATVFKICGWMQLAAGTCLVLGCLIYPDGWDAEQVKRMCGEQTDKYTIGECSVRWAYILAIMGILDALILSFLAFVLGNRQDGLMGDELLGDSKRNKLYFLLKNGVYFF